The DNA sequence CGCTGCCCTTGCTAAATATGGTCTTCCGGCATTTGCTCCTCGAGACCACAATAATTGTTTACCTCTATTTGTGGTTGGAGCAAAAATTTGATCTTCTAAATATCCGTCTAATAAATTTACTTTTTCAGCAAGTTCCAACATTTTTTTTGCTTCATAAACATTTCTTCCTAAAGGTTTTTCGCATGCTACACCAATCAGTTCGCCCTTCCCAGATTCAATTGCATTTACAATTTCTTCCATAACTTCAAGTCGCGTAAAATTTGGAGTTAAAATCCAAACCGCATCTATATTCGGATCAGCAACTAAATCAGCTATTGAATTATGAACTTGTGGTTCGCCAACTTTTAACTGTTTAACCAATGCTGCGGCTTCATTTGCAGAATTAATATTTTTATCAAAAATTCCGTTTATATCTCCGTCACGAACAGAAACCCATGAACGAATGTGAAATCTTCCGATAAATCCGGTTCCAATTATTCCAACACCTAATCTTTTTTTTACCATATTTTTTCCTTTAAAATTTTTCTAAAAATTTTAAGCTTTATTTTCTTTAAACATTAATCCAAAAAATAACATTACAATTGCAGCAAAAATAGCTGGAATATACCAGAAATTCTGCCATTCAATTAAATTATTTCCGGTGATAATATTATTAAATAAAATACCGGCAATTTGCGATCCGATTAACATTCCTAAACCATATGTTGCAAGAATGATAAACCCTTGAGCTTGTCCACGAATATCAACTGGAGCAGTTTTATCCACATAAATAAATCCGGCAACAAAAAAGAAATCATAACAAATTCCATGTAAAATTACTCCCGAAATTATCATCCATGCAATTGAATCATCTGCTCCTAATGCAAACAGAAAGTAACGTAATGCCCAAGCTGCCATTCCGGTAAGCAACATTTTTTTTACACCTAAAATTGGAAATAACATCGGCATAATTAGAATGAACACTACTTCTGACATTTGTCCGAATGACATAACAAAAGCAGGATTTTCAATTCCGGTTTCATTTATATAAACAGGAGCATATGCATAATAAACAGCCAAAGGAATGCTAATTAAGAATGAACTTATAATAAAAATTGTAAAAGATTTTGTATTTAATCTTTTTATCGCATCAATACCTATAATTTTTCTAAAAGAAGTTTTTTCACCTTTTGCCGGAGGTGGAGTATGTGGAAGTGTAAAACTAAAAAAGCCCATAAGTAAACTTACAATACCGGCAATTGTTAACGGAAGTGAAGATTCATCAGCGCCCAAAATTTTACTCACAAATATTCCAGCAATAATCCAGCCGATGGTTCCGAAAACTCTGATTACGGGAAAATCTTTTTCTTGGTTGTTAAGATTTGCAAATGCTAATGAATTTGTTAATCCAACAGTAGGCATGTATGCTAACATATGAATTAACAAAAGTAAGATGAAAAGCGTTGGTGATGTTTCAGCGGCAAACGGAGTTAATAAAATTGAAATACCGCCAATGATATGCAAAACGCCTAAAACTTTTTCAGTTGCAAAAAATCTATCTGCAACCATTCCCAAAAAAAACGGTGAAATTATTGCTGAAATAGGACTAACAGTATAAGCCCAATGAATTACCGAAGTCATTCCAATTGCGTTCATATAATTTCCAACCGTTACGTACCATGCCCCCCAAATTGCATACTGAAGAAACATCATAATACCTAATCTTACTTTTACGTTCATTAAATCTCTCCGGAATCTGAATAAAAAATTATTAACTAATAATAAAATAAATTATTTTACTTTGTGATAAAAATAAATCTTAAAAATGTTGAGGCAATAAAAAAAAAATA is a window from the Ignavibacteriota bacterium genome containing:
- a CDS encoding MFS transporter, with translation MNVKVRLGIMMFLQYAIWGAWYVTVGNYMNAIGMTSVIHWAYTVSPISAIISPFFLGMVADRFFATEKVLGVLHIIGGISILLTPFAAETSPTLFILLLLIHMLAYMPTVGLTNSLAFANLNNQEKDFPVIRVFGTIGWIIAGIFVSKILGADESSLPLTIAGIVSLLMGFFSFTLPHTPPPAKGEKTSFRKIIGIDAIKRLNTKSFTIFIISSFLISIPLAVYYAYAPVYINETGIENPAFVMSFGQMSEVVFILIMPMLFPILGVKKMLLTGMAAWALRYFLFALGADDSIAWMIISGVILHGICYDFFFVAGFIYVDKTAPVDIRGQAQGFIILATYGLGMLIGSQIAGILFNNIITGNNLIEWQNFWYIPAIFAAIVMLFFGLMFKENKA